The following coding sequences lie in one Prionailurus viverrinus isolate Anna chromosome X, UM_Priviv_1.0, whole genome shotgun sequence genomic window:
- the LOC125156913 gene encoding olfactory receptor 1019-like, whose protein sequence is MENSSMVTDFILLGLTDNPQLGVLLFGVLLIVYIVTMLGNLGLVILIRVSPCLHTPMYFFLSNLSLLDVCFSSITIPKTLANLLSKLQAVSFLGCVTQMGLFIIFASAECNLLASMAYDRYTAICHPLLYHVTMSRVRCLLLVAGCYFGGLVNMVSVTASITQLSFCQPRVLPHFFCDIPPLLALACSDPWITQILVVGCGGFTLVTSIVVILVSYMSVLMTILGIPSASSKQKAFSTCASHMTAVGLYYGTTMYTYLQPSQRGSQAGNQMVSVFYTMVIPMLNPLIYSLRNQEVKAALWKILKQSP, encoded by the coding sequence ATGGAGAATTCATCCATGGTGACGGACTTCATTCTTCTTGGCTTGACAGACAACCCTCAGCTTGGAGTGCTGCTATTTGGAGTCTTACTTATTGTTTATATTGTCACTATGTTGGGGAATCTAGGCCTGGTGATCCTGATCAGAGTCAGTCCCTGCCTTCATACTCCCATGTACTTTTTTCTCTCTAATCTGTCCCTTCTTGATGTCTGTTTCTCTTCCATCACGATCCCAAAGACTTTAGCAAATTTGCTATCTAAGTTGCAGGCTGTTTCTTTCCTTGGATGTGTGACTCAAATGGGCTTGTTCATTATCTTTGCCTCTGCTGAATGCAATCTTTTGGCTTCCATGGCCTATGACCGATACACTGCCATCTGTCACCCATTGCTCTACCATGTCACGATGTCTAGAGTCCGTTGTCTCCTGTTGGTAGCAGGATGCTACTTTGGGGGGTTAGTTAACATGGTTTCTGTGACAGCTTCCATCACACAACTGTCATTCTGCCAACCACGTGTCCTTCCCCACTTCTTCTGTGACATCCCTCCACTGTTGGCACTGGCTTGCTCAGACCCCTGGATCACACAGATACTGGTTGTTGGCTGTGGGGGATTCACCCTGGTCACCTCCATTGTGGTGATCCTTGTCTCCTACATGTCTGTCCTAATGACTATCCTGGGAATTCCTTCAGCTTCCAGCAAACAAAAAGCTTTCTCTACCTGTGCTTCCCACATGACTGCTGTTGGCCTGTACTATGGAACAACTATGTACACTTACTTGCAGCCCTCACAACGTGGATCCCAAGCAGGAAATCAGATGGTTTCAGTGTTTTATACAATGGTGATCCCCATGTTAAATCCTCTCATCTACAGCTTGAGAAACCAGGAAGTAAAAGCTGCCTTATGGAAAATATTGAAGCAGAGTCCCTAa